The genomic region CCGCAGGCGTTCACGGGGACGTCGACCGGCAGCTGCACGCTGTTGCCGGAGAGAACGCCGGGCGAGCCACTGGTGTGACCCACGGCCGTCGCTCCGCCGCCGTGGCCGCTGGTGCCGTGGGCGGGGGTGCGGTGGTGGCCGCTGCCCTGGTTCTGGCCACCGGCGTTCTGACCCCCGGCGTTCTGGTTCCCGGTGTGGGACTTCCCAGGGCCGGGCGTGGCCGACGACGCGTTGACGCACTTGTTGCCGAACGCCGGGTTGAGCAGTCCGATGACATCGACGGTGTTGCCACAGACGTTCACCGGCACGTTCACCGGGGCCTGGATCGAGTTGCCCGACAGCACACCGGGCGAATTCGAGACACTGCCGTCAGCCGCGGAGTCGGCGTGCGCGTAGCCGCCAGTCATGGCGAGCACCCCGCCTGCAGCCGCCACCGTGATCAGGCCTTTCTTCGTGACCTGTCGCATAGGTTTCGTTTCCTGCCTTCTACCTTCCGGAAAAGCCCGCGGACTTCATTGCCCAGGGGCCGAATGCCTCTCCGGCCCCGGAGCGCATGGCGCGCGCTCCGAGGCCGGTGAGGCTCAGACCCTTGCGGGTCGGAGGAACAACGTCAGGCGTTGACACACGTGTTGCCGAAGGCGGGGTTGAGCAGCCCGATCACGGAGATCGTGTTGCCGCACAGGTTCACCGGAATGTGAATCGGTACCTGGACGACGTTGCCCGAGATCACGCCGGGGGAGTGCACGGCAGCACCCTGAGCGCCCGAGTCCGCGATGGCCATGCCCGCACCTGCGAGCACCAGACCACCGGTGGCAGCCGCAACGGCGACGACCTTCTTGATCATTGGTTTTCCTCCTAGTTGGCAATGCGGCCCCAGACTGCGGACCGCATCACCTGTAACGAGGAGAATCCGGCGGGGCTACGACCCGGTCGGACCATTCACTCTTTCCGGTCTGTTGCGCACGTACAGCCGATTATTCGGTGCCCCTCCCCGGTCGAAGACGACAAGTTCAGCGCTTGCCCAGAAACGGGTTCAGCACTTGCCCAGGAACCGGTTCAGCACTTGTCCAGGAACCGGTCGAGCACGCGCACACCGAACTTCAGGCCGTCGACCGGCACCCGCTCGTCGACACCGTGGAACATCCCGGCGAAGTCCAGCTCGGGGGGCAGCTTCAGCGGCGCGAAGCCGAAGCAGCGGATTCCCAGGTCGTCGAAGGACTTGGCGTCGGTGCCGCCGGAGAGCATGTACGGCACGGCCCGCGCGATCGGGTCCTCGGCCTTGAGCGCCACCTGCATGGCATCCACCAGATCGCCGTCGAAGGTGGTCTCCAGCGCCTTGTCGCCGTGGACGTCCTCGCGCCGCACCCGCGGACCGAGCAGCTTGTCGAGGTCGGCCAGGAACTCCTCCTCGTAGCCGGGCAGGAACCGGCCGTCGACGTGGGCGGTCGCCTGTCCGGGGATGACGTTCACCTTGTAGCCGGAGCCGAGCATGGTGGGCGCCGCGGAGTTGCGCAGGGTGGCGCCCACCATCTTCGCGATGCCGCCGAGCTTGGCGAGCGTGGCCTGCATGTCCTCGGGGTCGAGCGGCGTGCCGAGCGCGTCGGACAGCTCGTCGAGGAAGGACCGCACGGTCTTGGTGACCCGCACCGGCCACTCGTGCCGGCCGAGCCGCCCCACCGCCTCGCACAGTTCGGTGATGGCGTTGTCGTTGTTGGTCATCGAACCGTGGCCCGCGGTGCCGTCGACGGTGAGCCGC from Streptomyces sp. NBC_01267 harbors:
- a CDS encoding M20/M25/M40 family metallo-hydrolase gives rise to the protein MDKAQPVSGEDEVVDLCRDLIRIDTSNYGDHSGPGERAAAEYVAEKLAEVGLEPQIFESHPGRASTVARIEGEDRSRPALLIHGHTDVVPANAQDWQHHPFAGEVADDCVWGRGAVDMKDMDAMTLAVVRDRMRSGRKPPRDIVLAFLADEEAGGTYGARYLVDKHPGLFEGVTEAIGEVGGFSFTVNENLRLYLVETAQKGMHWMRLTVDGTAGHGSMTNNDNAITELCEAVGRLGRHEWPVRVTKTVRSFLDELSDALGTPLDPEDMQATLAKLGGIAKMVGATLRNSAAPTMLGSGYKVNVIPGQATAHVDGRFLPGYEEEFLADLDKLLGPRVRREDVHGDKALETTFDGDLVDAMQVALKAEDPIARAVPYMLSGGTDAKSFDDLGIRCFGFAPLKLPPELDFAGMFHGVDERVPVDGLKFGVRVLDRFLDKC
- the chpH gene encoding chaplin ChpH; amino-acid sequence: MIKKVVAVAAATGGLVLAGAGMAIADSGAQGAAVHSPGVISGNVVQVPIHIPVNLCGNTISVIGLLNPAFGNTCVNA
- a CDS encoding chaplin; protein product: MRQVTKKGLITVAAAGGVLAMTGGYAHADSAADGSVSNSPGVLSGNSIQAPVNVPVNVCGNTVDVIGLLNPAFGNKCVNASSATPGPGKSHTGNQNAGGQNAGGQNQGSGHHRTPAHGTSGHGGGATAVGHTSGSPGVLSGNSVQLPVDVPVNACGNSVSVVGLLNPAFGNDCANHESVAPPVGVPHHPTEPGTPRGHGPHTPPKPATPHAPVTQTVSVPEGPAQLAHTGSAPLGLIIPASAGMMLGGIILYRRSRAAA